The Salvelinus alpinus chromosome 21, SLU_Salpinus.1, whole genome shotgun sequence genome has a segment encoding these proteins:
- the LOC139547479 gene encoding dentin sialophosphoprotein-like, with product MVYNPEPPETSGASSDGPQSGASSDDLQSRVFSDELQSKVSSGVSQSRASGDDLQSGASSGGSKFRASGDNPRSGAYSDEASSDDLQSEASSDDLQSRASSDDLQSRVFSDELQSRASSGGSRSRASGDDLQSGASRGGSQFRTFGDDPRSGASSDEA from the exons cg tccggagcctccagcgacggtccgcagtccggagcctccagcgacgatctgcagtccagagtctTCAGCGACGAGCTGCAGTCCAAAGTCTCCAGCGGGgtttcccagtccagagcctccggcgacgatctgcaGTCAGGAGCCTCCAGTGGTGGTTCCAAGTTCAGAGCCTCCGGTGATAATCCACGGTCCGGTGCCTACAgcgacgaagcctccagcgacgatctgcagtccgaagcctccagcgacgatctgcagtccagagcctccagcgacgatctgcagtccagagtctTCAGCGACgagctgcagtccagagcctccagcgggggttcccggtccagagcctccggcgatgatctgcagtccggagcctccaggggTGGTTCCCAGTTCAGAACCttcggcgatgatccacggtccggtgccTCCAGCGACGAAGCCTGA
- the wdr95 gene encoding cilia- and flagella-associated protein 337 produces MPLGKKVRPSSAAGKLEIQNVSSVFAELGSAGERGTKMSGPEQRGERSDPGVARAYLGAVSEDRPPPKWLERELLRQENRRHSVTMGDQVKLRSRLLYSVDPTRSLSKLKIEQRVSIESLTKLKLAFEEFEMGGLRSLDVFNFGLIVKKCLGLHNINNAQIQELFMKIDYSGQGRIEWDEFCTYMQLEYTEKEESVLRGKQVAFSLPATVRALSHGEPVLRVHSTPDGTIITVREDGAVYYWSPELNLKRSKSVFHERPVSRKPKWATDFTTMPQYNKLIMGTGDREIQLYELSSLEPYCQISSLETVPLRLDYCYTGPDECSILYGDSQGCVNIILITSVGETLRMWKKLPKIENVPNIGIDNAVISQNVTYIRWKVHQDWVTKVKYFPNICAIVSTSNHEASSLVIGCVLPSTNIEQQMREIREVCRDGKAKRALSNNNGSPQPRAPCDQTVFPVYKGVMTFDLSKQHNLLVTGGMDRVLRLWNPYVPGKPTGVLKGHSAPIFYLFISSEENRIFSVSMDNTAKIWDIHDQSCLITAHPKASLIRGDMSACLYSPSTKALYIAADSLALLSLRTSPQPQGHLIVSHMEPVLCCGYSHEFRQVVSCTEGSVVKVWDFDTGSHVFEFGGAHGQSAITCMTFDPKGRRLVTGGRDGFLKIWNFNNGQCLKILKKDGESSEVCDCAYLTVHRNTYVMSVGWDRRIDIYSDSPDEPHHIQKPQPSWQDDLRRGHIEDILCVAQCPPSLLATSSYDGEVIVWNLVSGHIQCRFASPLQPDCCHAQGMDTCVPSIIFLRSRALHAKFSSAACLLSSGPTGCINFWNVLNGGKLLANFEASRFQQLITKLAVTKEDTSLYAADQLGYVYVYDIKTYALGSERTPPRAENYWRAHTGSITGLQIVDNDQVLLTSSIDCTVRLWSAYGEFIGTFGQRDNWSIHTPSSWKHPAVPYEILIDPLSMPAHHILEGETRVSDVINTDNSEATSTEPKSNSPSKLRHPPLAFSDTDIMEEMKTSCYTEEHGKRLRHEIFKHTNKPPNHGGPKAYHTLKYFDIVDTPTTCERPDLSLAGIDPFMSSFVEQESAEFQ; encoded by the exons ATGCCGCTGGGGAAGAAAGTTCGCCCTTCTTCAGCTGCTGGGAAACTAGAGATTCAGAATGTGTCCAG CGTCTTTGCTGAGCTGGGGAGTGCAGGAGAGCGAGGGACTAAGATGTCGGGGCCAGAGCAGCGGGGAGAGAGATCGGACCCTGGTGTCGCGAGGGCGTACCTGGGGGCCGTGTCAGAGGACAGGCCACCTCCTAAGTGGCTGGAGCGTGAGCTGCTGAGACAGGAGAACCGTCGCCACTCTGTAACCATGGGGGACCAGGTCAAACTGAGGTCACGACTACTCTACAGTGTCGATCCCACACGCAGCCTCAGCAAGCTCAAG ATTGAGCAGAGAGTATCCATTGAAAGCCTGACAAAGCTCAAGCTGGCATTTGAG GAATTTGAAATGGGTGGCCTGAGATCACTGGATGTGTTCAACTTTGGACTGATAGTGAAGAAGTGTTTGGGCTTACACAACATA AACAATGCCCAGATCCAAGAACTATTCATGAAGATCGATTATTCTGGCCAGGGGAGGATTGAATGG GACGAGTTCTGTACGTACATGCAGTTGGAGTACACGGAGAAGGAGGAGTCAGTGTTGCGCGGCAAACAGGTGGCGTTCTCCCTGCCAGCCACGGTCAGGGCCCTAAGCCACGGAGAGCCCGTTCTGCGCGTCCACTCCACCCCCGATGGCACCATCATCACCGTCCGCGAGGATGGGGCTGTCTACTACTGGAGCCCCGAGCTCAACCTGAAGAGGAGCAagagcgtgttt CATGAAAGACCTGTGAGCAGAAAACCAAAATGGGCAACTGATTTTACCACCATGCCACAGTACAACAAACTTATCATGGGAACAGG agacagagagatccaGTTGTATGAGCTGTCCTCTCTGGAGCCGTACTGTCAGATCAGTTCCCTGGAGACAGTCCCTCTGAGACTGGACTACTG CTACACTGGACCTGATGAGTGTTCTATTTTGTATGGAGACTCCCAG GGCTGCGTGAATATCATATTAATTACATCCGTGGGGGAGACTCTGAg AATGTGGAAGAAATTACCAAAAATTGAGAATGTGCCTAACATAGGGATAGACAACGCAGTGATTTCTCAGAATGTGACATACATTCGATGGAAGGTCCACCAGGACTGGGTGACAAAG GTGAAATATTTTCCAAACATTTGTGCGATTGTTTCCACCTCCAATCATGAAGCCTCTTCCCTCGTCATAG GCTGCGTTCTCCCGTCCACCAACATCGAGCAGCAGATGAGGGAGATCAGGGAGGTGTGTCGGGATGGGAAGGCCAAGAGGGCGCTTTCTAATAACAACGGGTCTCCTCAGCCCCGGGCACCATGTGACCAGACCGTCTTCCCTGTCTACAAGGGCGTCATGACCTTTGACCTCAGCAAACAGCACAACCTGCTGGTGACCGGAGGGATGGACAGGGTGCTGCGTCTGTGGAACCCTTACGTCCCTGG GAAGCCCACAGGTGTGTTAAAGGGACACTCTGCTCCCATCTTCTACCTCTTCATCTCCTCAGAGGAAAACCGTATATTTTCTGTCTCTATGGACAACACTGCCAAG ATCTGGGATATCCATGACCAAAGCTGCCTCATCACAGCCCACCCCAAAGCCAGCCTCATCCGTGGAGACATGTCTGCATGCCTGTATTCTCCTTCCACCAAGGCACTGTACATCGCAGCAGACTCACTAGCGCTGCTCTCTCTCAGGACCAG CCCCCAGCCCCAGGGACATCTGATCGTGTCTCACATGGAGCCTGTGTTGTGCTGCGGCTATAGCCACGAGTTCAGACAGGTCGTCAGCTGCACAGAAGGATCC GTGGTGAAGGTGTGGGATTTCGACACAGGGAGCCATGTGTTTGAATTTGGTGGTGCCCACGGACAATCTGCCATTACCTGTATGACTTTTGACCCCAAGGGAAGGAG ACTGGTCACTGGGGGGAGAGATGGCTTTCTAAAGATCTGGAACTTTAACAATGGTCAGTGTCTGAAGATACTAAAAAAGG ATGGGGAGTCCAGCGAGGTGTGTGACTGCGCCTACCTGACAGTCCACAGAAACAC GTATGTGATGTCTGTTGGATGGGACCGCAGGATTGACATCTACTCT GATTCACCAGACGAGCCTCACCACATCCAGAAGCCTCAGCCCTCATGGCAAGATGATCTG AGGAGGGGCCACATAGAGGACATCCTGTGTGTGGCCCAGTGTCCCCCCTCCCTTCTGGCCACCAGCAGCTATGACGGGGAGGTCATTGTGTGGAACCTGGTCTCCGGACACATCCAGTGTCGCTTTGCCAGCCCTCTGCAACCTGACTGCTGCCATGCCCAAG GGATGGATACCTGTGTTCCCAGCATCATCTTCCTGAGGAGCCGAGCATTACATGCTAAGTTCTCCTCCGCTGCATGCCTCCTGTCCTCAGGACCCACAG GTTGCATTAATTTCTGGAACGTGCTCAACGGTGGGAAATTATTGGCCAACTTCGAGGCA TCTAGGTTCCAGCAGCTGATCACTAAACTGGCAGTGACAAAGGAAGATACCTCACTGTATGCGGCTGACCAACTTGGCTATGTCTATGTTTATGACATAAAGACATACGCTCTTGGCTCAGAGAGAACCCCACCGAGAG CTGAAAACTACTGGCGTGCCCATACTGGCAGCATCACCGG GTTGCAGATTGTTGACAATGACCAAGTACTGCTCACCTCGTCTATAGACTGCACTGTGCGCCTGTGGAGTGCCTACGGAGAGTtcatag gGACGTTTGGGCAGCGGGACAATTGGAGCATCCACACCCCTTCCTCCTGGAAGCATCCTGCCGTTCCCTATGAGATCCTGATCGACCCTCTGAGCATGCCAGCTCACCACATCCTGGAGGGAGAGACCAGAGTGTCCGATGTCATTAACACTGACAACTCTGAGGCCACGAGCACCGAGCCAAAG TCCAACTCGCCCAGCAAGCTTAGACACCCTCCACTGGCCTTCAGCGACACAGACATCATGGAGGAGATGAAAACCTCTTGTTACACAGAAGAACATGGTAAACG ACTCCGACATGAAATATTCAAGCATACTAACAAGCCACCCAATCATGGCGGACCCAAGGCCTACCACACTCTCAAGTACTTTGATATCGTCGACACCCCGACTACCTGCGAGAGGCCTGATCTTTCCCTGGCTGGCATAGATCCTTTCATGTCCAGCTTTGTGGAACAGGAGTCGGCTGAATTCCAATAA